From uncultured Desulfobacter sp.:
TTGATATGAATCAAAAAACCAGCACCAACACCGTGATCTGGGCAGGGCTCATGGTCCTTTGCATGATGCTTTTTTCTGCCGTTACACCCGCCTTTGCAGGAGACACTCTTAATTACCGCCTGAAATGGTTGTTCAACACCTCTGTGGCCGGTGACATCATTGCCGACACCGGCGGTTTTTTTAAAAAAGCAGGGCTGGATGTCTCCGTAAATGAAGGCGGGGCCGGAAAAAATACCATCAGGGAGCTTGAGCTGGGATATGCGAACTTTGGCGTGGCATCTGCCGACCAGGTCATCCGGGCCCTTGAAAAAGGCGCCGACGTGGTGGTTATAGCCCAGCTTTTCCAGGTCAACCCCATGCAGTGGATATACCGGTCGAACCAGGTCGAAATTAAGGATCTTTCCGATTTAAAGGGACGGCATATCGGGGTCACCTTCGGGGCGAATGATGAAACCATCATGAACACCCTTTTAGCCAAAGCAGGACTTACGTCAAAAGATGTCCGCATCTCAAGTGTCAGGTTTGATTTCACCCCGTTTTTAAAAAAAGAGGTTGATGTGTGGCCGGTATACCGCAACTCCCAGGGGGTCATCCTGGAAGACAGACTGGCCGCAGAAGGCGAACAGGTAAAATTTTTCAACCCTGCGGACTACGGTGTCTCCTTTGTGGCCAACTCGGTTGTGACCTCAGGCACCATGATAAAAAAACATCCGGACACGGTAAAGGCCTTTATGACGGCGCTGTTGTCAGCCTGGGAATTTGCCGTGGACCCGGCCAATGAAATCCAGGTTTTAGACCAAATCAAAAAAAAGGATAAAGGCACCAAAGACAATATCCGCCAAAAACAGCTTGAAGCCACCCGTCCTTTGATCAAACCGGACAAAGAAACAAAAATCGGCATCATTGATACCCGAGCATGGCAGCAGACCGAAAGCATCATGGTCAAGGAACAACAGATCGTGGCCCCGGTTGATGTGATAAGCCGTCTGCTTGGACCTAAAAAATAACCTTTAGAACAAAGATTCCAGCACTTCTAAAATTCTTTTTTTTGCAAAAGGTGATGATGCGATTCGCGGCTGGACATCTTTGACGATCATTTCCCTGTCAGCCCAAAGGGTATACTGTTTAAATTTATCTTGACGATGGATGCCCATTGCAAGGACGACCAGATTAACATAATTATCCACACTGAAATCATATGCCGGTTCGTCAGTTAAAAAAGTCTGGCTGCAATAATGGCATATGGTTACCAATCGATCTGCACCTGTATTCCCAGCTTCGTCCAGGCGTTGTTTTCGGATATGCTTGCAGCTTTCCGGAAACCAGGTCATGGCACCGCTGCCGCAGCACATTGTATTATGGCCACAATGCGCCATCTCGACCAGTTCCACCCCCGGTAATTGTTTTAACACATCACGGGGGCCGTTTATATCAGCCCCGGTGTAAGCCGACTTACAGGCTTCATGGAGGGTGACGGTTCCTGCTGCGGCATTAGTCAGTGGCAACTTATGCATATTTTTGGCCAGATACTGGGGAAAGGAAATAACCTTGAAAGGGATTTTCATTGAAGGTAAAATAGTTGTTTTAAACCGGCAATGGCACGTGGGACACCACAATATAACAGCTTTGGGATTAAACGCCGACAGGGCTGTTATCAATTCCTCAGCCTTTTTCCCACCTTCTTTGACAGCACCGAAAAACAAATGGGAATCTGAGCAACAATAATCAAGTCCGGGCAAAAATGAGTAATCGTCCCCGATGGCATCCATAATATCCAGGGCATTCAATAGTTTTTCCGGCTGGAAATAAACATTGCATCCAGGAAAAAAAACGTATGGCGCATTTTGCTGTCCGTGCGACGATGTAATTTTGGTATATTCTGATTCAGAGGCCTGAATACTTGCCATGACCCGATGGGCGCTGTCCCAGCCTCCAGGGTCCTTGAAAAACGAATTTTCAAGCCCTTGGCCTATATATTCCTGCTTGATAAGTTCGTTAATCAGCATGGGATTTAGATCTTCAGGACAAACCCCATTGGTGCATTTAAAACACTCCATACAGGAAAATGCTTTGGTATACGCCTGTTTTGAAAAAAGGCCTTTGTCAATAAAGTGAAAGACTTGTTCTTGGATTTTCTGATAGGTGTCTTTGCTTGAATCTGTATGGGGCAGGATGGGACATGCCTGGGCACAGAGCCCACATTGAAGGCAATTTTCTAAAAAACGCTGTTTTTCTTTTACATAGTGATTATAAATCGTCATTCTTATGTTTGGGGGATCAGGCTATCCCGTGTTGATTATCATAAGGAACGGGTCTTAACTAACTTGCTCATTTTGCTATATCCGGAAGCGCGGGCGTCCCGCCCGTATCTTTACAATACTTGCGGACATGCAGGCGGGACACCCGCGCTCCCAGGCTAAGTTATTTCGGACTCATTCCTAAAGTTTATCTATTTTATTTCATAGCCGCTTTAACTTTGGCGGCAACATCAGCAGGAACCCATTGGGTCCACAAGCTTTCGTACTCTTTAAGAAACCATTGGGCGGCCTCATCCGTATCGGCTTTAGTGTCCTTCATATAAGCCAGGAACTTGTTGTTAATATCCAGCGTGGTTTCATACTTTTTTAACATTTCAATGACTTCAGGGGCTTGTTCGGGCAGTTTTTTATGGACAAGAATATCGCATTTTACAGCAGGATAGGCGCAGGCTTTTGTTGTGTCCCAAATCTTTTGATCAAATGCGGGTTCTTCTAATTGATACATGTCCAGCTTCCCAAGAACCCATGTAGGCGCCCAGTAGTAGCCCAACCAGGGTTTTTTACGTTTATAGGCGATTTCCATGGAAGCGGCCAAAGCAGGTCCGCTGCCGGGCTGCATGATGTTGTATTTTCCTTTGATGCCATAGGCTTCAAATTTTTGATCATTGACCTGAGAGCATGACCAGCCGGGAATACAGCTGTAAAAAATGCCCATTGAAGGATCTTCAGGATCTTTAAACAACTTCCAGTATTTAGGCAGATCAAACACGGATTTAAGGTCAGGGGCAATGGGTTTAATGCCACGTTCTTTGTCGCCTTCCACAATATATCTTGGCACATACCATCCCTGTACGCTGTTGGGAAAATTGGCCCCAAGATTGATGAACCCTTCATTGGTTCCGGCATCTTTACCCTTGGCAAGCCCCTCGTCGTAAAGTTCCTGCCAGTTTTCCGTCCAGGTTTCCATATTGACATTGGGGGCTTCCGCGCCCTTGGCCTGGATCAGGGCTGTGTTGAGCATAACGGTTTCACCCTGGGTAAATTTGACGGGATACCCCAACCCTTTTTCGATGATAAAACCGGCAATACGGTTATGTACCTGGGCGCTATCCCATCCAAAATCAGCAAAAACAATGGTTTTTTGGGCTGTGGCCGGCGTGAATCCGCCCATGAATGCCATGGTGATGATTACTGATATAAACATCAGCAGATTTTTTTTAATTGTCCTCATTTTCTTCTCCTTAAATTAACGCCCTACGGGCGGGCTGTTAGCTGATAGCTGTCAGCTATTAGGAAATGGAATTTCCTATCCTATTAAATTAAAAGATTTTTACTATCACTCGATCATCAAATTTTTAGAAAATCTTTTCCAACGAAGAAGTTGGGCAAATTAACAAAAACTTGATCATCGAGTATCAGTGCTTCTTCTTTGTTGCTAGAGCAAATGTAATGCGGTCAATGACAATGGCCATGAAAACGATACACAAACCAGCCTCAAATCCCCGCCCGACTTCGATGCGGTTAATCGCTAGAAGGACTTCAAGTCCCAGGCCTTTAGCGCCTATCATGGAGGAGACGACAACCATGGCCAGAGCCATCATTGTTGTCTGGTTGATACCTACCATTATGGTGGGCCTGGCCAGGGGCAGCTGGGCCTTGAACAAAATCTGCCAATAGCTGGAACCAAACGCGTGAGCTGCCTCAATAACACTTGGGGATACCTCCCTGATACCGACATTGGTCAGGCGAATCACCGGGGGAACAGCGTAAATGATCGTTGCAAAAAGTGCCGGTACCTTGCCCAGGCCGAACAGCATCAGGGCCGGGATCAGGTAAACAAAGCTGGGCATGGTCTGCATGCCGTCCAGGATTGGTTTTAGAACAGCTTCAAACCGGTTGCTGCTGGCCATGGCAATGCCAAAGGGTATGCCTATGAGCAGTGAAATCAGCACGGATGCCACAACAAGGGACAGGGTCATCATACCCAATTTCCAGAGTCCGAGAGCACCAATAAAAAACAGCATGGCACCCATCAGAAGGCCGGACCACCAGCGTCCCGTAACTCGCCATGCAAAAAGCCCCACCCCGATGATTAATACAGGCCAGGGGATCCATAGAAAGAATTTTTCAATATATATCATGAAGTAAAGAATGATTTGGCCGAGCAAATCAAAAAAACCGCTAAAGGTGGCAAGCACCCAGTCCATGGCTGCATCCACCCACATATCTAAGGGAATATCGATGGTTTCTGGAAACTGCATCATATTTATGTCTCCTTAAAATTCATAAATTTGCAACAGATCTTCAAGCGTTTTTACTTGCAGACCCGTTGATTTCAGGCTGCATGGTTTCAGCCAGTCTGGATAATAAAAGGCCGACAACAATCACGCCGAGCAAATGATCCTCTTCATCGACCACAGCCACTGGATGCGGGGTGTCATCACCGAGCATGGAAAAAAGTGTGTTGGCCGGTACATCAGGCGCTACTTTGTGAATTGTTTTTTCCAAAATGGTGTCCAGTGTTTTTTCTCCGCGATCTGCGGCCGTTCTGCAATTTTTAGCAGTGACAATGCCTACGACTTTGCCGCTTTCGCGTACAAAAATAGATGAAATCCCGGCCTTTTGCATTTTGCGCAGCGCAGCCCTGGGGCCATCTGTTTTTAAATAAGCCATGGCCTCGCTCTTTTTCATCACGGATTCAGCAGTGACTACCTTTGTCATGTCCACATCTTCCACAAAACTGGCCACATATTCATCGGCCGGATTTGTCAGAATATCTTCAGCGGTACCCTGTTGAACAATGACGCCGTCTTTCATTAGAATAATACGGTCCCCGAGCTTGATGGCTTCATCCAGGTCATGACTGATAAAAACTATGGTTTTTTGCATTTTTTCCTGCAGATCGAGCAATTCATCCTGCATGTCCCGTCGAATAAGGGGGTCCAAGGCACTGAAAGCCTCGTCCATCAGCATAATATCGGCATCCAGGGCCAATGCCCGGGCCAGGCCGACACGCTGCTGCATGCCTCCGGAAAGCTGATCCGGCATGGAGTCTTCCCAGCCTTTTAAACCAACCTGTTCTATCGCCTGCATTGATGATTCACGCCGGGCTTCAGGATTGATGCCCTGTATTTCCAATCCATATTCTACATTGCGCAGGACTGTTCGATGCGGGAAAAGGGCAAAGTTCTGAAAGACCATTCCAAAATGTTTTTGTCGAAAATGCCTGAGTTCCTTCTTGTTCAGGAGGGTAACATCCGTGCCGTCAACCAGGACCCGGCCGGAAGTCGGGTTGATCAGCCGGTTGATGCATCGCACCAGCGTTGATTTGCCGCTTCCGGATAATCCCATAACCACGAGGATTTCACCCTGATTGACCTTAAAAGATGCATTGGCCACACCGACACCATGACGGGTCTTTTCCATGATCTCATCCTTTGAGGCACCTTGTTTAAGCATCTTCAAGGCCACTTCAGGATTTGGCCCGAAAATTTTATAAAGATTCTCAATAACAATTTTTTCCATTTTTATTTTCTCCATTTGTCAGCATGGACCGGGAATTTTACGGTTTCAAATTTGATGTCTTCAAAAATTTCTTCTCCTTAGAAGTCTCCAATTGTTCGGCTGCAAGAAGTGGTGCAGCATCTATATGTTGGGCATCCATCAAGGAAACCAGTCGCTGCAGGGATGACAGAATCATGGATTTTTCCCAGTCTTCCAGCTTGTCAAAGGCTTCAACAAAGGATTCCTGCATCAAGGGGGGAGCCCCTGCTAAACGCTTTGTGGCTTCTAAGGTGGGTTGCACCAAGATTCGTCTTCGATCATCACTGCTCCTTTTCCGGGTAATCAGGCCGCGTTTTTCAAGGCGTTCAAAAATGCCGGTAATCGTTGCCTGGCTTAAACTGACGGCATGGGCAATTTCACCCGCGGTGACTTGGCCATATGCGTTGACTTCCCGTAAAACGATCAGCTGAGGGCTGGTCAAACCGAAACGTTTAACAAGAGATTTGGAGTGCAGGTCAATGGACCGCATAATTTTTCGCAAGGCTGCAAGTACAAGGTCACTTACATTGCCACTGTTTTGTAAAGTTTCCATTCAATGCTTTTTAATTTTGTTAAAAACAATTAACTCAAAATATTTTTATAAAATTCTTCCTTAAACCAAAGACAGGCTCAGTTGTTTTATACAGGCTTGCCTGAAACGAATTCACATAGAGCCCTATCCTTATTCGGCGTATAGTTAGCATTCAAACCAAACTAAAATTAAGTAGAAAAGTACAAAAATATAATATATAGTTGCCGTTAAAATGCTATTACCTGTACATGCCGCCCCTATTTATTAGTTTGTGTTCAAAACAATGTCAACCTTAGTTTTAGATAAAATTACTTTGAGCACAAAGCAATAAACCCACAGAATGTTTTTAAGGAAAATAGAATGATTGCATGGAATGAACAAACAGATGTTGTTGTAATAGGAAGCGGCGTGGCCGGTTGCAGTGCGGCAATTGAGGCCCGCTCAGCAGGTGCGTCAGTCATTATTTTCGAAAAAATGAAAATCACCGGCGGCAACACTCGAATCAGTGATGGGGGATTGGCGGCACCTGGGAATAGACTGCAAAAACGACAAGGCATAGAAGATTCGCCGGAAATGTTTTATCAAGACATATTAAAGGCCGGGTTAAGCCTCAATCACCGTGCCCTGGCAAGGATATTCGCAGAACAGGGGGCTGATGCTGTTGAATGGCTCCAAATGGAACTGGGTGTTCAATATATGGATCGCCTGGATCGTTTCGGGGGGCATTCAGTCGCCCGTTGCCTGACAACCAGTAGTCATTCCGGCAAAGATATAGTCAAAGCGCAAACGTCCCGTTTAAAACAGATGGGAGTGGAAATCAGAACACAATGCCTTTTGACGAATTTGCTGACTGATGACACCGGAAAAGTATGTGGCGTTCGAATCAAAACCGGATATCATCACAAGGACCTGAGCTTTAAAGAACAAAAAAATATTAGCGCCAACCGGGCAGTGATTCTTGCCACAGGCGGATTTGGCAATGACGTTGCCTTTCGGATGCTGCAGAATCCAAGCCTGGACGCCACTGTTACCTCCACAAACCACCGTGGTGCAACGGCTGAAGGCTTGAGCGCCGCTTTAAAAATCGGGGCGGTGCCTGTCCATTTATCCTGGATTCAGACCGGCCCATGGGGCTGTGTTGATGAAGTCGGCTACGGCACAGGGTCACGATTTGCTTCATATGCTTTGTACCCCAATGGAATTCTGGTCGATCCGTCAACCGGCCGGCGTATCGTAAGCGAGTGGGCAGACCGCCGACAGCGGAGCATGGCTATTTTTAAAGCAGGGCATTCCTGTGTCGGGATTATGGATGCCCAAGGGGTAGGACATGATCCCCAAAGTCTGGAAAAATGTCTTAAGACGGGAAAGGCATATGAATTCAATAGCTTGTCAGATCTTGCCAAGGCCTATAAAATACCGTTTGATACGTTTACGTCCACAGTAAAAGAGTACAACAATATGATCAAGAAAGGCCAAACAGATCAATTTGGCAAATCCTTAGAAACTGCGCAATTAATATCCAGTCCACCTTTTTTTGCCATGTATCTGTGGCCAAAGGTTCATTACACCCCGGGAGGTGTGGGAATCAATACAAACGCCCAGGTGATTGATGTTCGCAACCAGCCAATTCCAAACCTTTACGCAGCCGGTGAAGTTTGTGGCGGCATTCATGGCGCTGATAGATTAGGAAGCTGCGCACTTACCGAATGCCTCGTTTTTGGACGGATCGCGGGCCGGAATGCTGCTGGCGAGAAGGGCTGAGGATAAGTCCGTCCTGGTGAAAAGGAAAAAAATTCTGGGGGGCATAATACCACTTTACATAAAACTGTATCATGTCCCCGGAATTTGCGTAACAGTGGTAATAAGTGGAAAAATTACATCATATAACCTTATATCTGTAAATATTTTCCAGCATAACCGATATTAAATCTTTAAAAATGTAAAATAGCCAATCAATTATAGACCCAATTGGCGTTATCTAAAAATAAAGACAATTGTTCTATGAACGGATAAAACCGGCAAGCCCCGGAATATCATCCAAGGCAAAAACCGGGGGACATGGTTTATCTCTGTCCGTCGGCACCCTGTCGCACACCAGGGCACAGACGTTTTCCACATCTGTAAACAGAGGGGTCTTACCCACACGTTGCCGCCAGATTTCAATTTTAGGATAAGGCCCTGAAATCCATCCTTCAATGAGAACAAGGTCTGCATGGCCGTAATAGGTCTGGATCAATTTCTCGGGCCGGGAGAGATCAGAGGCCGGAAAATATAAGGCGGCCATTTTAGCGTTGACCATGGCGGCGGGGCTTGCCCCGGCTTGCCTGTGTAAATGGGAATCCTTGCCCGGCTTGTCCAGTTCGTAGGCATGGCTGGAGTGTTTCAATGTGCCGACACACAGGCCTTTTCCAGTGAAATAGCGCACCAGTTCCGCCACCAGGGTGGTTTTACCGGAACCGGGCTGGCCGATGATTTGGATAATGGTCTGCATGGGGGTGTTCCTCGAGCGGCATCTTATTCTTTTGGATCATTTTCATGGGGGTCCACAGGCTCATAGTAGGTCCCCAGGGCACAGGGCCGACACAGGATCTGATTATTTTTAAAAACTTCTTTTTTATCCCTGACCACAATGCCGCACCGGGCACATACCGCCTTGAACCGTGTGGGACCAGGCATGTCCGATGCCGGAACATTGACTTTCACCTCGGAAACCGTAAACAAATCTGAATCATCCATGATTTTATAGGCTTCAAGCTGGGCCAACCTTGGATCTTCAATATGGGGCATCAGTATTGGGGCAAGATCCCGGGCTGTTTCCGTGGAAACGATTCTGAACGCCTTCCCTGTTTCAAGGTTTACAAAGGTGGCAGCCATGATACCGTTATCAATGAATTTTAAGGACCTTCTGCCAAGCTTTACACCTGTTACATAGGAAATAGCGTCCGTTGCACACCGGTCCATCTCCACATATACAATAATTTTTTTGATCTGGGGCAGTGTTGACGGTTCATCCAGGCCAATAAGCCGGCACCCAAGCATGGCCATGCGTACCCCGATCACCTGACCCGCGCACAGGTGACCGTGTGCCTGTGCCGATCCTTCCAGCAGTGTATTAAAATCTTTCAATGGCCCCCCGGCATTTTTTTGTTTGAATATATCATCTTTCTAACAATTTATCAGGAGTACATCAAATGGGGAAGAAACAAAATGATACAGGGAAAGGCAATAAGAATGATAACCCCGATAATCAGAGCAATCAGAAACGGGGTAATGCCCTTAAATATTTTTTCCAAGGCCACGTTATGGGACAGTACGTTTTTGGCCACCCCATAAACCACGTAGACATTAATGCCCACAGGTGGTGTAATAACCCCCATCTCCGTGACCATAACAATGATAATGCCAAACCATATGGGGTCATACCCCAGCTCCATGACCACCGGAAAGAATATGGGAACAGTGAGAGTAACAAAGGCCAGGGCATCCATAAAACAACCGCCCAGAAAATAGATAAAAATAATCACGGCAATGACCAGGGCCGGCGCCATATTAAGTCCGCTCACCCAGGATGCAATCTCAAATGGAATCCGAGTAACGGCCAGGAATTTGCCGAAAATAACGGCCCCTGTAATCAGCATTAAAACCATGCAGGAGGTGGTCAATGTTTCCATTAAGGATTTCACGAACCCCTTCCAGGTGAGCTGACGTTTGACCACCGCAATGACCAGGACACCGAAAGCGCCTACGGATGCAGCTTCTGTGGGGGTAAACAGTCCGTAGAAAATACCCCCCACCACCAGGGCAAAAATAATCAGGGTCTCGCCAAGGCCAAAAAGCGCTTTGAGCCGCTCTGCCCAGGAGAATTTTTCTCCGGCGGGCCCGGCGTTTTTGTCCATAAGACAGGTAATAAACACAGAACAGATAAAAAGCATGGTAACAAGAAGGGCCGGGAATATGCCGGCCACAAAAAGCTGGCCAATGGATTGCTCCGTTAAAATGCCGTAGATGATCAGCACCACGGACGGGGGCATGATCATGCCGATGCCGCCGCCCGAGGCCACAGAGCCCGTGGCCAGTGCATCGTCATAGTTGAACCGCTTCATCTCGGGCAATCCCACCGTGGCCATAGTGGCGGCCGTGGCCGGACTTGAGCCGCATACGGCCCCGAATGCCGTACAAGCGGTTACCGTTGCCATGGCAAGCCCTCCGCGCACGCTGCCCAGAAATTTATACCCGGCGGAATAGAGCCGCTTGGATATGCCGGAATTAAATCCGAGCTGCCCCATGAGAATGAACAGCGGGATAGTCGTCAGATCATAGGAGGCAAAAGTTTCATAGATATTCCTGGACAAAAGTACAAGCCCTGCATCCGGGCTTGTCATTATTGAGAACCCAAGAAACCCCACCAGGGCCATAACAAACGCAACAGGCATCTGGGTCATGAACATGATAATCATGACGGCAATGCCGACGATTCCTGCAAGAACGGGGCTCATCTGGTTGTGCCTTTTCTTAATTGGTTGACGGTGCTAACAATCTGCTGAAAAATGGTGCCTGAAAAAAAAGCAAGACTTACCGCCAGGACAAGAACAATATAATGCAGCGGGAATTCCAGGTTCATGGAAACTTCGCCGGCCTGCCGCATGTCTTTGGCATAGACAAACATCTGCCAGGCAACCACTGAAAAAAGAATCAAAGTCAGGGTCCGGGTAAACAGGTCCAGGAGCAAACGCGCCCTTCGGGGCAAAAATCGGGTGATAATTTCCACACCCACATGTCCACCGACTTTATAGGTATGAGGCAGGGCTGCGGCAGTAACCGCAACGGCCAGAAATCCCACAATCTCCACAGATCCGAAAATGGGGTGTTTGAAAAAACGACCGGCCACATCAACCACGGTAATGAGCATCATCAATGTCAATGCAAGGGCTCCGGCAGATTTGAGCAGGTCGGAAACAAGGTTTAAAAAACGGTCCAGCAACTTCATACAACGGCCTGTTATTATATCAAATATGTTAACAAAAAATTAGGAAGAATCCGCCATGTGCGCGGATTCTTCCATAAATGTTGCGACTGCGCCCGGAGGCGCGGTTTATTTAAATTATAGCGAATACTACATGTTGGCTTTTATGAAATCCACAACAGCCTTTCCATCTACGCCCTTTTGAGAAACTTTTTTGATGTAGTTGTCAAGAACCGGCCGGGCAGCCCCACGCCACTTTTCAGATTCTTCTTCTGACTGAGGGATGACAACCCCGCCTTTTTCCTTGAAAAACGCCATACCATCCTTGTCGGATTCGTCCCAGGCCTCTCCGTGTTTCACGGCCCACTCCAGGCTGATTTCCGTAATGGCATTCTGCTGTTCCGGGGTAAGTTTATTCCACTTATTTTTGTTCATAAAGACACCGAAGGTGGTGGTATAAGCGGTGGAAAAGTTCTGAATCATGTAATGGACCACTTCTCCCAGTTTCCAGCCTTTATTGGATTCAATGGGGTGACAGGAGCCATCCACCACGCCTTTTTGCAGCATCTGGTAGCATTCCCGCATGCTTTTGCCCACCGGCGACGCCCCAAGGGCATCCATGACCAAGCCGCTGGTCCCTGTGCTCCTGATCTTAAGACCCTCTAAATCTTCAAGGGTGTTCACTGCCTTATCCCGGGTATGAATCAGGCCCGGACCATGGGCATGAAAAAACAGAATGTGGGTATCTTTAAATTCTTCAGGTTTGAACTTTTCGTACATGGCATTGGCCACGGCCGTGGCCTGGACCCCGGAGGTGTATCCCATGGGCAGATCAATGGCCTCTGCCACAGGAAACCGGCCCCGGGAGTATCCCAATGCGGTCATACCGATATCAGCAATACCCTGGACTACCCCGTCGTAGGTCTGGGGGGCTTTGGTCAGTGTGGAGGCCGGGAAATACTGAATAACCACTTCTCCGTTGGTTCTTTTTTCAACTTCCTTGCACCAGCTTTCAGCAAGCTGGCTCTGGATGTGTGTGGGCGGAAAAAAATTGGCGTATCTAAGGGTGGTTTTGGCTGAAGCATGGGCTGCCCAGGACAGGCACAGTAAAAGAACTATTAACACAGACCATTTTTTCATGATACCTCACAATTTAAAAGTAATTATAATATAACTATAAAAACAACAAGCTTAAGGATATCGGCCTATACTATCCGAGCAACCCAGGAGTCAAGTAAAAAACCGCCCAAACGGCGGGCGTATCGCGCAAATTTAGTTGCACTGTCAACCACGCGCCTTCCAAAAAAGAACAACACCATGGGGGCTTTTGT
This genomic window contains:
- the mobB gene encoding molybdopterin-guanine dinucleotide biosynthesis protein B, whose translation is MQTIIQIIGQPGSGKTTLVAELVRYFTGKGLCVGTLKHSSHAYELDKPGKDSHLHRQAGASPAAMVNAKMAALYFPASDLSRPEKLIQTYYGHADLVLIEGWISGPYPKIEIWRQRVGKTPLFTDVENVCALVCDRVPTDRDKPCPPVFALDDIPGLAGFIRS
- a CDS encoding (Fe-S)-binding protein gives rise to the protein MTIYNHYVKEKQRFLENCLQCGLCAQACPILPHTDSSKDTYQKIQEQVFHFIDKGLFSKQAYTKAFSCMECFKCTNGVCPEDLNPMLINELIKQEYIGQGLENSFFKDPGGWDSAHRVMASIQASESEYTKITSSHGQQNAPYVFFPGCNVYFQPEKLLNALDIMDAIGDDYSFLPGLDYCCSDSHLFFGAVKEGGKKAEELITALSAFNPKAVILWCPTCHCRFKTTILPSMKIPFKVISFPQYLAKNMHKLPLTNAAAGTVTLHEACKSAYTGADINGPRDVLKQLPGVELVEMAHCGHNTMCCGSGAMTWFPESCKHIRKQRLDEAGNTGADRLVTICHYCSQTFLTDEPAYDFSVDNYVNLVVLAMGIHRQDKFKQYTLWADREMIVKDVQPRIASSPFAKKRILEVLESLF
- a CDS encoding ABC transporter substrate-binding protein, producing the protein MRTIKKNLLMFISVIITMAFMGGFTPATAQKTIVFADFGWDSAQVHNRIAGFIIEKGLGYPVKFTQGETVMLNTALIQAKGAEAPNVNMETWTENWQELYDEGLAKGKDAGTNEGFINLGANFPNSVQGWYVPRYIVEGDKERGIKPIAPDLKSVFDLPKYWKLFKDPEDPSMGIFYSCIPGWSCSQVNDQKFEAYGIKGKYNIMQPGSGPALAASMEIAYKRKKPWLGYYWAPTWVLGKLDMYQLEEPAFDQKIWDTTKACAYPAVKCDILVHKKLPEQAPEVIEMLKKYETTLDINNKFLAYMKDTKADTDEAAQWFLKEYESLWTQWVPADVAAKVKAAMK
- a CDS encoding MarR family winged helix-turn-helix transcriptional regulator produces the protein METLQNSGNVSDLVLAALRKIMRSIDLHSKSLVKRFGLTSPQLIVLREVNAYGQVTAGEIAHAVSLSQATITGIFERLEKRGLITRKRSSDDRRRILVQPTLEATKRLAGAPPLMQESFVEAFDKLEDWEKSMILSSLQRLVSLMDAQHIDAAPLLAAEQLETSKEKKFLKTSNLKP
- a CDS encoding FmdE family protein → MKDFNTLLEGSAQAHGHLCAGQVIGVRMAMLGCRLIGLDEPSTLPQIKKIIVYVEMDRCATDAISYVTGVKLGRRSLKFIDNGIMAATFVNLETGKAFRIVSTETARDLAPILMPHIEDPRLAQLEAYKIMDDSDLFTVSEVKVNVPASDMPGPTRFKAVCARCGIVVRDKKEVFKNNQILCRPCALGTYYEPVDPHENDPKE
- a CDS encoding glycine betaine/L-proline ABC transporter ATP-binding protein, with the translated sequence MEKIVIENLYKIFGPNPEVALKMLKQGASKDEIMEKTRHGVGVANASFKVNQGEILVVMGLSGSGKSTLVRCINRLINPTSGRVLVDGTDVTLLNKKELRHFRQKHFGMVFQNFALFPHRTVLRNVEYGLEIQGINPEARRESSMQAIEQVGLKGWEDSMPDQLSGGMQQRVGLARALALDADIMLMDEAFSALDPLIRRDMQDELLDLQEKMQKTIVFISHDLDEAIKLGDRIILMKDGVIVQQGTAEDILTNPADEYVASFVEDVDMTKVVTAESVMKKSEAMAYLKTDGPRAALRKMQKAGISSIFVRESGKVVGIVTAKNCRTAADRGEKTLDTILEKTIHKVAPDVPANTLFSMLGDDTPHPVAVVDEEDHLLGVIVVGLLLSRLAETMQPEINGSASKNA
- a CDS encoding ABC transporter substrate-binding protein; translation: MNQKTSTNTVIWAGLMVLCMMLFSAVTPAFAGDTLNYRLKWLFNTSVAGDIIADTGGFFKKAGLDVSVNEGGAGKNTIRELELGYANFGVASADQVIRALEKGADVVVIAQLFQVNPMQWIYRSNQVEIKDLSDLKGRHIGVTFGANDETIMNTLLAKAGLTSKDVRISSVRFDFTPFLKKEVDVWPVYRNSQGVILEDRLAAEGEQVKFFNPADYGVSFVANSVVTSGTMIKKHPDTVKAFMTALLSAWEFAVDPANEIQVLDQIKKKDKGTKDNIRQKQLEATRPLIKPDKETKIGIIDTRAWQQTESIMVKEQQIVAPVDVISRLLGPKK
- a CDS encoding flavocytochrome c; its protein translation is MIAWNEQTDVVVIGSGVAGCSAAIEARSAGASVIIFEKMKITGGNTRISDGGLAAPGNRLQKRQGIEDSPEMFYQDILKAGLSLNHRALARIFAEQGADAVEWLQMELGVQYMDRLDRFGGHSVARCLTTSSHSGKDIVKAQTSRLKQMGVEIRTQCLLTNLLTDDTGKVCGVRIKTGYHHKDLSFKEQKNISANRAVILATGGFGNDVAFRMLQNPSLDATVTSTNHRGATAEGLSAALKIGAVPVHLSWIQTGPWGCVDEVGYGTGSRFASYALYPNGILVDPSTGRRIVSEWADRRQRSMAIFKAGHSCVGIMDAQGVGHDPQSLEKCLKTGKAYEFNSLSDLAKAYKIPFDTFTSTVKEYNNMIKKGQTDQFGKSLETAQLISSPPFFAMYLWPKVHYTPGGVGINTNAQVIDVRNQPIPNLYAAGEVCGGIHGADRLGSCALTECLVFGRIAGRNAAGEKG
- a CDS encoding proline/glycine betaine ABC transporter permease, yielding MMQFPETIDIPLDMWVDAAMDWVLATFSGFFDLLGQIILYFMIYIEKFFLWIPWPVLIIGVGLFAWRVTGRWWSGLLMGAMLFFIGALGLWKLGMMTLSLVVASVLISLLIGIPFGIAMASSNRFEAVLKPILDGMQTMPSFVYLIPALMLFGLGKVPALFATIIYAVPPVIRLTNVGIREVSPSVIEAAHAFGSSYWQILFKAQLPLARPTIMVGINQTTMMALAMVVVSSMIGAKGLGLEVLLAINRIEVGRGFEAGLCIVFMAIVIDRITFALATKKKH